From a single Flavobacteriales bacterium genomic region:
- a CDS encoding NAD(P)/FAD-dependent oxidoreductase: protein MPIATDLLIVGGGAAGIFAAIRYASGHPEHKVLVLEKSPHLLSKVKVSGGGRCNVTHACFEPEELITHYPRGGRELLGAFHRFQPANTVSWFKDHGVNLKTEADGRMFPVSDRSQTIIDCFLKEVKKHNITIEVKTTVTSITQAAAGFEIRAGEKTILSPKVILAMGGSPKGEAYDMIRQLGHTIVPTVPSLFTFNLPGSDLLSLQGLVTPVTLTLPGNGLTSSGPLLVTHWGVSGPAVLKLSAWAARWLNEQNYHFKFLVDWLPDTSEEMLTGHLMKSKDMPGAVTASKVFPPGLPKRLQAYLLDKSGIDANRRWAEIGKKQVRELVRILKHDEYEASGKTTFKEEFVQCGGVTLKEVDMTTMESKLVPGLYFAGEVLDIDGVTGGFNFQAAWTTGFLAGSIG, encoded by the coding sequence ATGCCAATTGCTACGGATCTTTTGATTGTCGGAGGCGGAGCCGCAGGAATATTTGCTGCCATCCGATACGCCTCCGGACACCCGGAACACAAGGTGTTGGTGCTTGAGAAAAGCCCACACCTCCTATCCAAAGTCAAGGTTTCCGGGGGAGGCCGTTGCAACGTCACCCATGCGTGCTTCGAGCCTGAAGAACTGATCACACACTATCCCCGGGGAGGCCGGGAATTACTGGGAGCCTTCCATCGTTTTCAGCCCGCTAATACGGTAAGCTGGTTTAAAGATCATGGCGTAAACTTAAAGACGGAAGCTGACGGACGGATGTTTCCGGTATCGGACAGGTCACAAACCATCATCGACTGCTTTCTCAAGGAGGTGAAGAAACACAACATCACCATTGAGGTCAAAACTACAGTCACATCCATTACGCAAGCAGCCGCTGGCTTCGAAATCAGGGCCGGAGAGAAAACCATTTTAAGCCCCAAGGTCATACTGGCCATGGGCGGCTCTCCAAAGGGTGAAGCATACGATATGATCCGGCAACTTGGCCATACCATCGTACCTACCGTACCATCGTTGTTTACCTTTAATCTACCGGGATCAGACCTGCTTTCTCTTCAGGGTCTCGTAACGCCGGTGACCCTAACCCTACCAGGAAACGGCCTCACCTCTTCCGGACCATTGCTTGTTACCCATTGGGGAGTGAGCGGCCCCGCAGTCCTGAAACTCAGCGCGTGGGCAGCTCGGTGGCTAAATGAACAGAATTATCATTTCAAATTCCTGGTGGACTGGCTGCCTGACACCTCCGAAGAAATGTTGACCGGACATCTGATGAAATCCAAGGACATGCCTGGTGCGGTAACGGCATCAAAGGTTTTTCCTCCGGGACTTCCAAAGCGCCTTCAGGCCTACTTGTTGGATAAGTCGGGCATTGATGCGAACCGCCGATGGGCTGAGATCGGTAAGAAACAAGTGAGAGAATTGGTACGGATACTTAAACATGACGAATATGAAGCGTCAGGAAAGACCACCTTCAAAGAGGAATTTGTTCAATGCGGTGGGGTGACGCTAAAGGAAGTGGACATGACCACCATGGAAAGTAAACTGGTGCCCGGACTGTACTTTGCTGGAGAGGTGTTGGACATAGACGGGGTGACGGGCGGGTTCAATTTTCAGGCGGCATGGACGACGGGGTTTTTGGCGGGGAGTATTGGTTAA